In Zingiber officinale cultivar Zhangliang chromosome 1A, Zo_v1.1, whole genome shotgun sequence, a genomic segment contains:
- the LOC122002031 gene encoding uncharacterized protein K02A2.6-like, whose product MEEKKGDDIFLEDEEDLEEESHDEEIKLIEQEPTVLEIVSPQPELKPLPSTLKYEFLRPNSTFSVIINASQTESETQRLVEELKLHRKAIGYTIDDIKGISPSLCMHRILLEEGCKNSIERQRRLNPNPKEVVKKEVLKLLDADIIYLISDSECVSPVHVVPKKGGMTVIKNEDNKLIPTRTVTEWRICIDYQKLNKEMRKDHFPLPFIDEMLERLTKHSHFPEIYDVLRRCEKANLVLNWEKCHFMVREGTILGHKILERGIEVDQAKVEVIEKLPPPINVKGVRSFLGHAGFYRRFIKDFSKIAKPLTNLLIKDVEFCFDKECMEAFSKIKSALISAPVIQASDWNLPFEIMCDASDFTVGAVLGQRKNKILHAIHYASKTLDAAQVNYSTTEKELLAVVFAFDKFRSYLVGSKVIVYTDHVAIRYLLSKKDAKPWLIRWILLLQEFNLEIRDKKGAENVVADHLSRVWQNKEKDADFDLPIDDIFPDEHLLALSTVDYVSKLVEAIASPTSDARTVIKLFKGIIFPRFGVPKAVISDGGSHFIERQFENLLRKYGVSHKVATPYHPQTNGQAEISNREIKAILEKTVSTSRKDWSLKLDDALWAYRTAYKTPIGMTPYRLVYGKRCHLPVELEHKAYWAITNLNMNLKEAGEKRKLQLNELDELRLDAYEHARSYKEKK is encoded by the exons ATGGAGGAAAAGAAAGGGGATGATATTTttctagaagatgaagaagatttgGAGGAAGAATCCCATGATGAAGAGATTAAGTTGATAGAGCAAGAGCCAACTGTGCTGGAAATAGTATCACCCCAACCTGAGCTTAAGCCATTGCCATCGACTTTAAAATATGAATTCCTCAGACCAAATTCCACTTTTTCGGTTATAATCAATGCTAGTCAAACTGAGTCTGAAACACAGAGGTTGGTCGAAGAGTTGAAGCTACATAGAAAAGCAATTGGATACactattgatgatataaaagggattagtccttccCTTTGCATGCATAGGATTCTACTTGAGGAGGgctgtaaaaattcaattgagCGCCAGAGGAGGTTGAATCCAAATCCGAAAGAGGTAGTAAAAAAGGAGGTGCTCAAACTTCTTGATGCTGATATCATTTATCTAATTTCAGATAGTGAATGTGTGAGTCCAGTACACGTAGTCCCAAAGAAAGGGGGAATGACTGTTATAAAAAATGAGGATAATAAATTGATTCCAACACGGACAGTAACGGAGTGGCGAATATGTATTGATTATCAAAAGCTGAACAAGGAAATGAGGAAGGATCATTTTCCCTTaccttttattgatgaaatgcttgagagaTTGACTAAGCACTC ccattTTCCAGAGATATATGATg TTCTTCGAAGATGTGAAAAGGCAAATTTAGTGTTAAATTGGgagaaatgtcatttcatggttagAGAAGGAACCATTTTGGGACATAAAATATTAGAACGTGGGATTGAAGTGGATCAAGCAAAAGTTGAAGTGATAGAAAAACTGCCCCCACCAATTAATGTAAAAGGAGTGAGAAGTTTCCTAGGGCATGCCGGATTCTATAGGCGTTTTATCAAGGACTTTTCAAAAATTGCTAAGCCTTTAACAAATTTGCTAATCAAggatgttgaattttgttttgacAAAGAATGCATGGAGGCCTTTAGTAAAATTAAAAGTGCCCTTATTTCAGCCCCGGTAATTCAAGCTTCAGATTGGAATCTTCCATTTGAGATAATGTGTGATGCAAGTGACTTCACAGTTGGGGCAGTGTTAGGacaaagaaaaaataagattCTACACGCTatacattatgcaagtaaaacgcTTGATGCAGCTCAAGTGAATTACTCCACTACTGAAAAAGAACTTCTAGCAGTAGTATTTGCATTTGATAAGTTTAGATCATATCTGGTAGGTTCAAAGGTAATAGTTTATACTGATCATGTAGCTATCCGATATTTACTAAgcaagaaagatgctaaaccaTGGCTTATCAGATGGATTTTACTACTTCAAGAGTTCAACCTCGAGATTAGAGATAAGAAGGGAGCAGAGAACGTAGTGGCTGACCATTTATCCAGAGTTTGGCAAAATAAGGAAAAGGATGCAGATTTTGACCTACCTATTGATGATATTTTTCCTGATGAGCACCTTCTAGCCTTATCGA cggtggattatgtgtccaaattgGTAGAAGCTATAGCCTCTCCTACAAGTGATGCGAGAACGGTTATCAAATTGTTTAAAGGCATAATTTTTCCGAGGTTTGGCGTACctaaggcagtcattagtgatgggggATCACACTTTATAGAAAGACAGTTTGAGAATTTGCTCAGAAAATATGGAGTGAGCCACAAAGTAGCAACGCCATAtcatccacaaactaatgggcaagctgagatctcTAATCGTGAAATTAAAGCCATACTAGAGAAAACCGTATCTACTTCACGAAAGGATTGGTCATTGAAGCTAGATGATGCCTTATGGGCGTATCGTACTGCCTACAagactcctattgggatgactcCATATCGGTTAGTTTATGGGAAACGTTGTCATCTTCCAGTAGAATTAGAACATAAAGCCTATTGGGCAATTACGAATCTAAACATGAATCTcaaggaagcaggggagaaaaggaagcttcagttgaatgaGCTTGATGAATTGAGATTGGATGCTTATGAACATGCTAGATcttataaggaaaaaaaataa